The Euphorbia lathyris chromosome 3, ddEupLath1.1, whole genome shotgun sequence genome contains a region encoding:
- the LOC136223918 gene encoding THO complex subunit 4D-like, whose amino-acid sequence MAISPLDMCLDDIIKNSRGRGRGRGRGRGSFNGGRMSGAVRKIGKPPRRISEASIRAAAGITTGTKIYVSNLDHGVSSEDIMQLFSVVGDLKGYAVHYDNTGRCNGSAEVVYTRRNDAFTAVEKYNNVILDGKPMKLEIVGGTAEMPVSARVNVSGVHGRMNRTVFMTSGQGHGGGLSRRGGMRNGGGRGGAPGRGGGVQARHGRGGGGRGWGRGGRGRGKKEAVEKRAEELDKELEKYHADAEPMET is encoded by the coding sequence ATGGCGATATCTCCTTTGGATATGTGTCTCGATGACATAATAAAGAATAGCAGAGGGAGAGGTAGAGGCCGTGGTAGAGGACGTGGGTCTTTCAATGGTGGAAGAATGTCAGGAGCTGTGCGTAAAATAGGCAAGCCTCCTCGCAGAATCAGTGAAGCTAGTATTAGAGCTGCTGCTGGGATCACCACTGGAACCAAGATATATGTATCTAACTTGGATCATGGAGTATCCAGTGAAGATATAATGCAGCTCTTCTCTGTGGTCGGAGATCTGAAAGGATATGCTGTTCACTATGATAACACTGGTCGCTGTAATGGCTCCGCTGAAGTAGTTTATACAAGAAGAAATGATGCATTCACGGCTGTGGAGAAATATAACAATGTTATATTAGATGGAAAACCAATGAAGCTAGAAATTGTTGGTGGCACTGCAGAAATGCCTGTCTCAGCTAGAGTTAATGTAAGTGGAGTACATGGAAGGATGAACAGGACAGTTTTTATGACATCTGGCCAAGGTCATGGCGGAGGTCTAAGCCGTCGTGGGGGTATGAGAAATGGCGGAGGGCGTGGTGGAGCGCCAGGGCGAGGAGGCGGTGTCCAAGCAAGGCATGGGCGAGGAGGAGGAGGCCGAGGCTGGGGGAGAGGAGGGCGCGGGCGAGGGAAGAAAGAGGCGGTAGAGAAGAGAGCAGAAGAGCTAGACAAGGAATTAGAGAAGTACCATGCTGATGCTGAACCAATGGAAACCTAA